In Panthera leo isolate Ple1 chromosome B3, P.leo_Ple1_pat1.1, whole genome shotgun sequence, a single genomic region encodes these proteins:
- the ARF6 gene encoding ADP-ribosylation factor 6, translating into MGKVLSKIFGNKEMRILMLGLDAAGKTTILYKLKLGQSVTTIPTVGFNVETVTYKNVKFNVWDVGGQDKIRPLWRHYYTGTQGLIFVVDCADRDRIDEARQELHRIINDREMRDAIILIFANKQDLPDAMKPHEIQEKLGLTRIRDRNWYVQPSCATSGDGLYEGLTWLTSNYKS; encoded by the coding sequence ATGGGGAAGGTGCTATCCAAGATCTTCGGGAACAAGGAAATGCGGATCCTCATGTTGGGCCTGGACGCGGCCGGCAAGACAACAATCCTGTACAAGTTGAAGCTGGGCCAGTCGGTGACCACCATCCCCACAGTGGGTTTCAACGTGGAGACGGTGACTTACAAAAACGTCAAGTTCAACGTATGGGATGTGGGCGGCCAGGACAAGATCCGGCCGCTCTGGCGGCATTACTACACCGGGACCCAGGGTCTGATCTTCGTAGTGGACTGCGCCGACCGCGACCGCATCGACGAGGCCCGCCAGGAGCTGCACCGCATTATCAATGACCGGGAGATGAGGGACGCCATAATCCTCATCTTCGCCAACAAACAGGACCTGCCTGATGCCATGAAACCCCACGAGATCCAGGAGAAACTGGGCCTGACCCGGATTCGGGACAGGAACTGGTATGTGCAGCCCTCCTGTGCCACCTCAGGGGATGGACTCTATGAGGGGCTCACATGGTTAACCTCTAACTACAAATCCTAA